A window from Marinobacter salsuginis encodes these proteins:
- a CDS encoding GNAT family N-acetyltransferase, protein MSNGSDNKNKSEPAIVRLDETAVNEARSILFHAYRNEPTFQYLFDHRRPGYDQRVRATIRELIDLYFELDQEAIGVMVDDTLVAVAFIGDPELRMNLADQLSWRIRMVLTTGFASTRRYLDYHQKIRDMLPQPLAHQLPMMGVNPKYQNRGYGRLLLKTVERLCAENPRGSGLVLDTGNNRYLPFYESEGFRSLGKIQLGDFEDHVLFREVHPESKTAAPGQT, encoded by the coding sequence ATGAGTAACGGCAGCGACAACAAGAACAAATCCGAGCCAGCCATTGTTCGCCTGGACGAAACAGCGGTCAATGAAGCCAGATCCATTCTGTTTCACGCCTATCGAAACGAGCCGACATTCCAGTACCTTTTTGATCATCGGCGCCCCGGTTATGATCAACGGGTTCGGGCAACCATACGGGAACTGATCGACCTGTATTTCGAGCTCGATCAGGAGGCCATTGGTGTGATGGTAGACGACACGCTCGTTGCCGTGGCGTTTATCGGGGACCCGGAGCTCAGGATGAACCTGGCCGATCAGCTCAGCTGGCGGATCCGTATGGTGCTGACCACGGGATTTGCATCCACGCGCCGATACCTGGATTACCACCAGAAAATCCGGGACATGTTGCCACAGCCGTTGGCGCACCAGTTGCCGATGATGGGCGTAAATCCCAAATATCAGAATCGCGGCTATGGCCGGCTGTTGCTCAAAACTGTTGAAAGGCTGTGTGCAGAGAACCCAAGGGGCAGCGGCCTGGTGCTTGATACCGGCAACAATCGCTATCTGCCTTTCTATGAGTCCGAGGGTTTCCGGAGCCTTGGCAAGATACAGCTCGGCGATTTCGAGGATCACGTGCTGTTCAGGGAAGTGCATCCGGAAAGTAAAACGGCCGCGCCTGGCCAAACCTGA
- the gspM gene encoding type II secretion system protein GspM has translation MLSRIKDQPAVGKLIAQYDQLPRRDQQALVVLAIAVFLGILYFAVWRPAAVFNDQAESARNNAGELLAWMQANEQTIQRLGNSGGASTSASADKPADGRALMALVTRSAGEAGLSLQRFEPSGEDAIRVWLENAPFAEVAAWLERLNGSHGVVIDQAAMDRASEPGRVSVRLTLAI, from the coding sequence ATGCTTTCACGAATCAAGGATCAGCCGGCAGTCGGAAAACTCATTGCACAGTATGATCAATTGCCCCGCCGCGACCAGCAGGCTCTGGTCGTGCTCGCCATCGCTGTTTTTCTTGGCATTCTGTATTTCGCCGTCTGGCGCCCGGCGGCCGTATTCAATGATCAAGCGGAATCTGCCCGGAACAATGCCGGCGAGCTGTTGGCCTGGATGCAGGCAAATGAACAGACGATCCAGCGTTTGGGGAATTCCGGAGGTGCCAGCACGTCGGCGTCGGCAGACAAGCCTGCCGATGGCCGTGCCCTGATGGCCCTGGTGACCCGTTCCGCCGGTGAGGCGGGTTTGTCGCTCCAGCGGTTTGAACCCAGTGGGGAAGATGCAATCCGCGTCTGGCTCGAGAACGCGCCTTTTGCAGAGGTGGCGGCGTGGCTGGAGCGGCTGAATGGCAGCCATGGTGTTGTGATCGACCAGGCAGCCATGGACCGGGCAAGTGAACCGGGCCGGGTGTCCGTTCGTTTAACCCTGGCCATCTGA
- the gspL gene encoding type II secretion system protein GspL, which produces MSYRLYVRPIPPFADADQDPDAQMFNWVLHDASGDAQARGAGDSRDAIEHTLGQNALDNVLLIGLIPGEEAIYCLADIPAKQSRFINQALPYAVEEQIAQDIDSVHLALGSHTEHGYRVAAIDRERMGQWVQLFSGWEHLRLDAIFPDASLLPRTEGGWSVCLDGETAMMVSERGEWLSMQSANLGMFAHTLAAPSAEEVVAEIPVTVYGTDEEFEVQQSALTELAGSGRLAVRRETLELMPLELLAYAHHHHLCEPVNLCQGVFSSKSGKASPLKPWKPLIAVAAVWFGVQVALNLGMGLYYQNQSEELQNEAMAIYRDAFPNDRRTHAGNVRRVIEGQLRVAGSSGPEVDFITLMKYTGQQYARLPGSQGVNFNSVNYSRSRGELIVDVRADSYDRLSALRNGLANQGLEAQIGSVVNEASGARGRLTVSGG; this is translated from the coding sequence ATGTCTTATCGCCTCTACGTCCGCCCGATACCGCCGTTCGCGGACGCTGACCAGGATCCCGACGCCCAGATGTTCAACTGGGTGCTGCACGACGCCAGCGGCGATGCCCAGGCCCGGGGTGCTGGCGACAGCCGTGATGCCATCGAGCATACCCTGGGGCAGAATGCCCTGGATAACGTTCTGTTGATCGGTCTGATTCCCGGTGAGGAGGCGATTTATTGCCTGGCCGACATTCCCGCCAAGCAAAGTCGGTTCATCAATCAGGCCTTACCCTACGCCGTTGAGGAGCAGATTGCCCAGGACATAGATTCCGTGCACCTGGCGTTGGGCTCCCATACCGAGCATGGTTACCGGGTCGCTGCCATAGACCGCGAGCGTATGGGGCAATGGGTGCAGTTATTCAGCGGTTGGGAGCATCTTCGCCTGGATGCCATTTTCCCGGACGCCTCGTTGCTGCCTCGCACCGAAGGCGGCTGGTCTGTCTGTCTGGACGGCGAAACGGCCATGATGGTCAGCGAGCGGGGCGAGTGGTTGAGCATGCAGTCTGCCAATCTTGGTATGTTTGCCCACACCCTCGCGGCGCCATCCGCCGAAGAAGTGGTGGCGGAGATCCCGGTCACCGTGTACGGCACCGACGAAGAGTTTGAAGTCCAGCAATCTGCACTTACCGAGTTGGCTGGCTCGGGGCGTCTTGCGGTTCGTCGGGAAACCCTGGAGCTTATGCCGCTGGAACTGCTCGCCTACGCCCATCACCATCATCTCTGCGAGCCGGTGAATCTGTGTCAGGGCGTGTTTTCGTCCAAATCAGGCAAGGCCAGCCCGCTGAAACCCTGGAAACCGTTGATTGCGGTGGCGGCAGTCTGGTTCGGCGTTCAGGTGGCGTTGAACCTGGGCATGGGGTTGTACTATCAGAATCAGTCGGAAGAGCTACAAAATGAGGCCATGGCAATCTATCGTGATGCTTTCCCCAATGACCGGCGTACTCACGCAGGTAATGTCCGGCGTGTGATCGAAGGTCAGTTGCGGGTGGCCGGCTCCAGTGGACCGGAAGTGGACTTTATCACCCTGATGAAATATACCGGCCAGCAATATGCCCGCCTCCCGGGTAGTCAGGGGGTGAACTTCAATTCGGTGAACTACAGCCGCTCAAGGGGTGAGCTTATCGTGGATGTGAGAGCAGACAGCTACGATCGCCTGAGCGCCCTGCGAAACGGCCTCGCGAACCAGGGCCTGGAAGCGCAGATTGGCTCGGTTGTGAACGAAGCGAGCGGCGCCCGCGGCCGCCTGACGGTTTCAGGAGGTTAA
- the gspK gene encoding type II secretion system minor pseudopilin GspK — protein sequence MVQIPALPNRQRGVALIMVLLAMALVVMLASGMTQQQSLRVFKAGHYLAQQQGQSIALGAEAFARQILRRDYDEDKEENLMVDSLDEFWAANAAVLPLDDNGVAEVQIDDLGGRLNLNDLVGANGQVDPIVRDRFVQLFAALGITAVSVDSLVDWIDPNDQTVTAYGAEDGQYLMAEQGYRAANQPFTTVTELRLIEGMTEEIYRALRPHVTALPVNGAGINVNTATAMVIRSLHEELTDAQAASILEKREEERFENLQDFMALPEFAGLGLKSVGLGLQTRFFEVASRITYDNRVVNMVSTVFRTPEGEVQTVHRDTGQKNRITKEPFTISEG from the coding sequence ATGGTGCAGATCCCGGCTTTACCAAACCGTCAGCGCGGCGTTGCCCTGATTATGGTGCTGCTGGCCATGGCCCTTGTGGTCATGTTGGCGTCAGGCATGACCCAGCAACAAAGCCTCCGGGTGTTCAAGGCAGGTCACTACCTGGCACAGCAGCAGGGCCAGAGTATTGCGCTGGGTGCAGAAGCCTTTGCTCGCCAGATCTTGCGCAGGGATTACGACGAGGACAAGGAAGAAAACCTGATGGTCGACAGCCTGGACGAGTTCTGGGCTGCCAATGCAGCCGTGTTGCCACTGGATGATAACGGCGTGGCCGAAGTTCAGATTGACGACCTGGGTGGTCGACTGAACCTGAATGATCTGGTCGGTGCCAATGGTCAGGTGGACCCTATCGTCAGGGATCGCTTTGTTCAGTTGTTCGCTGCATTGGGGATTACCGCTGTTTCCGTGGACTCGCTGGTGGACTGGATAGATCCCAATGACCAGACAGTGACTGCCTATGGCGCCGAGGATGGCCAGTACCTGATGGCTGAGCAGGGATACCGCGCGGCGAATCAGCCTTTCACAACGGTGACTGAGTTACGCCTGATCGAGGGCATGACCGAAGAGATTTATCGCGCCCTGCGGCCTCACGTGACGGCACTGCCGGTAAACGGGGCGGGCATAAATGTGAACACCGCCACTGCCATGGTGATCCGCTCACTGCATGAGGAGCTGACGGACGCCCAGGCTGCGTCTATTCTTGAGAAGCGGGAAGAGGAACGGTTCGAGAACCTTCAGGACTTTATGGCATTACCGGAGTTCGCGGGTCTCGGGCTCAAATCGGTCGGCCTGGGGTTGCAGACACGGTTTTTTGAAGTTGCCTCGCGGATTACCTACGATAACCGTGTCGTGAATATGGTCAGTACCGTGTTCCGTACTCCGGAAGGGGAAGTCCAGACGGTTCACAGGGATACCGGGCAGAAGAACCGAATTACCAAAGAGCCCTTTACCATTTCAGAAGGATAA
- the gspJ gene encoding type II secretion system minor pseudopilin GspJ — translation MIAPAKTSQPLQHGFTLLEVLIAVTITAVIGLGVWQVINGVVNSRDRVNELAEQFDGLQRAMLLLERDIMQVVNRPARDIYGDFQPALSSRDDDFSLVLTRQGWRNPLGIRRSGLQRVGWEYTGSELRRRYWPMVDQGQEDDSRDVLLLEGVKRLEVRFLDSNRSWQPQWPTDEVMAGLTPGSRPDVPLPLGMEVTLEHERFGTLVRTFSLPDFDPAVAQGALNQANQAASEAEEESTEEEGTTQQPGETTGATGQGG, via the coding sequence ATGATCGCCCCAGCAAAGACCTCCCAACCGCTGCAACACGGCTTCACCCTGCTGGAGGTGTTGATCGCGGTCACCATAACCGCCGTCATTGGGCTGGGCGTGTGGCAGGTTATCAATGGGGTGGTCAACTCCCGAGATCGGGTGAATGAGCTGGCTGAACAGTTCGACGGCCTGCAGCGGGCCATGCTGTTGCTTGAGCGGGATATCATGCAGGTGGTAAACCGGCCGGCCAGGGATATTTACGGCGATTTCCAGCCGGCACTGTCGAGTCGTGATGATGATTTTTCCCTGGTGTTGACCCGTCAGGGCTGGCGTAACCCTCTTGGAATCCGCCGCAGTGGTTTGCAGCGTGTTGGCTGGGAATACACCGGCAGCGAATTACGGCGCCGGTACTGGCCCATGGTGGACCAGGGGCAGGAAGATGACAGCCGCGATGTGCTGCTTCTGGAGGGCGTAAAACGCCTGGAAGTGCGGTTTCTGGATTCCAACCGAAGCTGGCAGCCGCAGTGGCCCACCGATGAAGTCATGGCCGGATTGACCCCGGGCAGCCGCCCGGATGTTCCGTTGCCACTGGGTATGGAAGTGACCCTGGAGCACGAGCGTTTTGGCACGCTGGTACGGACCTTTTCCCTGCCGGATTTTGATCCGGCGGTCGCCCAGGGTGCGCTGAACCAGGCCAACCAGGCTGCCAGTGAAGCGGAGGAAGAAAGCACCGAAGAAGAGGGCACCACGCAACAACCCGGTGAAACCACCGGCGCAACGGGGCAGGGAGGCTAG
- the gspI gene encoding type II secretion system minor pseudopilin GspI, translating to MKTQSGFTLIEVLIALLVFGLIATAAAEVGSQYISSYERVRDKTLASWLADNRINEIRLQETIPGISENSKDTDFGPYRWRVTTAILATAEAKMRRVEVTVALYREEGAAPVPVHTLSAFVGAQ from the coding sequence GTGAAAACTCAAAGCGGGTTCACGCTGATTGAAGTGCTCATCGCGCTGCTTGTCTTTGGTCTGATTGCAACTGCAGCAGCCGAAGTGGGGAGCCAGTACATTTCCAGTTACGAGCGGGTACGGGATAAAACCCTTGCCAGCTGGTTGGCGGATAACCGGATCAATGAAATCCGCCTGCAGGAAACGATCCCCGGCATCTCCGAAAATTCCAAGGACACGGATTTCGGGCCCTATCGTTGGCGTGTGACCACGGCAATTCTCGCCACTGCCGAGGCCAAGATGCGGCGTGTGGAAGTCACGGTTGCCCTGTACCGTGAGGAAGGCGCGGCTCCGGTTCCGGTCCATACCCTGTCTGCTTTCGTGGGGGCGCAGTGA
- the gspH gene encoding type II secretion system minor pseudopilin GspH: MQASSRQTGFTLIEILVVLVVVGLLASLAVFTMGGSSQQRELENEVRELYLLMQTASEQAVLNNLELGLRLEDDGYQFVAFQDQTGDWKASGERMFRARSLPEWLTVTEFIESDAPRLASSEDTLLPDVVFFSSGETTPFELEFTIGSGSDNIHVLASDGVSPMEWRKPGDEGSSG; the protein is encoded by the coding sequence GTGCAGGCCAGCTCCCGACAGACCGGTTTCACCCTGATTGAGATACTGGTGGTCCTGGTGGTTGTGGGTCTTCTGGCATCCCTCGCCGTGTTTACTATGGGGGGGAGCTCTCAGCAGCGGGAACTGGAAAACGAAGTCAGGGAGCTGTATCTGCTCATGCAGACGGCGTCTGAGCAGGCCGTACTCAACAACCTGGAACTGGGCTTGAGGCTTGAGGATGACGGCTACCAGTTCGTAGCCTTCCAGGATCAGACGGGGGACTGGAAAGCCTCTGGCGAGCGCATGTTCCGGGCCCGTAGCCTTCCCGAATGGCTGACGGTTACCGAGTTTATCGAGAGCGATGCACCGAGGCTGGCGTCCTCCGAAGACACCTTGCTCCCGGACGTGGTGTTCTTTTCCAGTGGCGAGACAACACCGTTCGAGCTTGAATTCACCATCGGCAGCGGGTCTGACAACATACACGTCCTTGCCTCTGATGGTGTATCGCCCATGGAGTGGCGCAAGCCGGGCGATGAGGGGAGCAGCGGGTGA
- the gspG gene encoding type II secretion system major pseudopilin GspG — MTIKKLNTHNHSRGFTLIEIMVVMVILGLLVAIVAPNIMGRSDQAKVTVAETQLSNIANALDLYRLDNSHYPSTQQGLEALVSKPSGSPEPKNWNADGYLKSVPEDPWGSEYQYVSPGTEGPYDLYSYGSDGQEGGDGDAADISVWDTEG; from the coding sequence ATGACCATCAAGAAACTCAACACACACAACCACAGCCGCGGCTTCACCCTTATCGAAATCATGGTGGTGATGGTGATCCTCGGCCTGCTGGTGGCCATCGTGGCGCCAAACATTATGGGCCGTAGTGATCAGGCAAAAGTAACCGTGGCGGAAACCCAGTTGAGCAACATTGCCAATGCGCTGGACCTGTATCGCCTGGATAACAGTCATTACCCGTCTACCCAGCAGGGTCTCGAAGCGCTGGTTTCCAAGCCCAGCGGCAGCCCGGAACCGAAGAACTGGAACGCGGATGGTTACCTCAAGAGCGTGCCGGAAGATCCCTGGGGATCTGAATACCAGTACGTGAGCCCGGGTACCGAAGGCCCCTATGATCTGTATTCCTACGGCTCTGACGGCCAGGAAGGCGGCGACGGCGATGCCGCCGATATCAGTGTCTGGGATACCGAAGGCTAA
- the gspF gene encoding type II secretion system inner membrane protein GspF: MPAYEYKALDARGKQKHGVVEADAPRAVRQQLRERGLTPLAVEPAAEKQARSNPLSSRGSLAAADLALVTRQLATLIQSGIPIEQALSAAAQQSPKPRIRSMLIAIRAKVMEGYTLADSLGEFPRAFPRLYRSTVAAGEHAGHLDLVLNRLADYTESRQEARQKIQLAAIYPIILSIVAIAIVVFLLTYVVPDIIDVFLKQGQELPTLTMAMLAVSEFLADYGVYLFILLVAALMVFRFFLTKPGFRLRFHKRLLHLPLFSGMVRGVNTARYASTLSILTTSGVPLVEAMRIAGEVLSNDFLRQELRDAARKVSEGGSLHRSLDQTGYFPPMMLHMIASGEASGELDSMLERTARMQENTLQSKIAAIVGLFEPMMLLVMGVVVLIIVLAIMLPILNMSNLVG, encoded by the coding sequence ATGCCTGCATACGAATACAAGGCGCTAGATGCCCGCGGCAAGCAGAAACATGGTGTGGTCGAGGCGGATGCCCCGAGAGCCGTTCGCCAGCAGTTGCGGGAGCGCGGCCTGACGCCACTGGCGGTTGAGCCGGCAGCAGAAAAGCAGGCCCGAAGCAATCCCCTGAGCAGCCGGGGCTCCCTGGCGGCTGCCGACCTGGCCCTGGTCACCCGCCAGTTGGCAACGCTGATTCAATCGGGTATTCCCATCGAGCAGGCACTTTCTGCCGCCGCGCAGCAGTCCCCGAAGCCAAGAATTCGGAGCATGCTGATCGCTATCAGGGCCAAGGTCATGGAAGGCTACACCCTGGCGGACAGCCTGGGCGAGTTCCCGCGCGCGTTTCCGAGGCTTTATCGGTCCACCGTTGCCGCGGGCGAGCACGCCGGCCATCTGGACCTGGTGCTCAACCGGCTGGCGGATTACACGGAAAGCCGTCAGGAGGCACGCCAGAAGATTCAGCTGGCGGCAATCTATCCCATCATTCTGAGTATCGTCGCCATAGCCATCGTGGTGTTCCTGCTCACCTACGTGGTGCCGGATATCATTGATGTGTTTCTCAAGCAGGGGCAGGAGTTACCAACGCTGACCATGGCGATGCTGGCAGTGTCGGAATTTCTGGCGGATTACGGTGTCTACCTGTTTATACTGCTGGTTGCGGCGCTGATGGTGTTCCGTTTTTTCCTGACCAAACCCGGATTCCGGCTGCGGTTTCACAAGCGTCTGCTACATCTGCCCCTGTTCTCCGGGATGGTTCGTGGGGTAAACACCGCCCGGTATGCCAGCACCTTGAGTATTCTGACTACCAGTGGTGTGCCGCTGGTAGAAGCGATGCGCATTGCCGGTGAGGTGCTCTCCAACGATTTTCTCAGGCAGGAATTGAGGGACGCGGCCAGGAAAGTGAGTGAAGGCGGCTCGTTGCACCGTTCCCTGGATCAGACCGGGTATTTCCCGCCGATGATGCTTCACATGATCGCCAGCGGGGAGGCCAGTGGTGAACTGGACAGTATGCTGGAGCGGACCGCCCGAATGCAGGAAAACACCCTGCAGTCCAAGATAGCCGCGATCGTAGGGCTGTTTGAGCCCATGATGCTACTGGTAATGGGCGTAGTGGTGCTGATCATCGTGCTGGCCATCATGTTACCGATACTGAATATGAGTAATCTCGTGGGATGA
- the gspE gene encoding type II secretion system ATPase GspE, with product MDTDTELQPQDAPLGRLPFTFAKRNGVILTRSDAGEPVILVRPGASHSALAEANRISGGRARFATIDPDRFDQALNSAYQNDSAEAMQMVEGIGDDMDLASLADSVPETEDLLEQEDDAPIIRLINAILTEAVKTSASDVHIETYEKRLVVRFRVDGVLREVVEPKRALAPLLVSRIKVMAKLDIAEKRVPQDGRIALRVAGREVDIRVSTMPSSSGERVVLRLLDKQAGAIRLESLGMAGRDLKVLRKLIYRPYGILLVTGPTGSGKSTTLYASLQEINDRSRNILTVEDPIEYNLPGIGQTQVNTKVDMTFARGLRAILRQDPDVVMIGEIRDLETAEIAVQASLTGHLVLSTLHTNTAVGAITRLMDMGIEPFLISSSLVGIVAQRLVRVLCKECREPYTPTEEHCEFLQQDPANPPTIYRAMGCSHCNQLGYRGRIGIYEVVEISEEISALIHKRAGELDLEKVARQHGPSIHADGVQKILDGVTTVEEVLRVTHRGQ from the coding sequence TTGGACACAGATACTGAACTTCAGCCGCAGGATGCTCCGCTGGGCCGTCTTCCGTTTACTTTCGCCAAGCGCAACGGAGTAATCCTGACCCGTTCGGATGCCGGTGAACCGGTTATTCTGGTTCGCCCCGGTGCGTCCCATTCAGCCCTTGCGGAAGCGAACCGAATCAGTGGCGGCCGGGCCCGTTTCGCCACCATTGACCCGGATCGATTCGATCAGGCCCTGAACTCCGCCTACCAGAACGATTCCGCCGAAGCCATGCAGATGGTGGAGGGCATCGGCGACGATATGGATCTGGCCTCCCTTGCGGACTCGGTACCGGAAACCGAGGATCTGCTGGAGCAGGAAGACGATGCTCCGATCATCCGTCTGATCAATGCCATTCTCACCGAAGCGGTGAAAACCAGCGCCTCGGACGTTCACATAGAAACCTATGAAAAGCGGCTGGTGGTTCGCTTCCGGGTGGATGGCGTGCTGCGGGAAGTCGTGGAACCCAAACGGGCCCTGGCGCCTTTGCTGGTGTCCCGGATCAAGGTTATGGCGAAGCTGGATATTGCCGAGAAGCGGGTGCCCCAGGATGGCCGTATCGCTCTCAGGGTAGCCGGAAGGGAAGTGGATATTCGTGTGTCGACCATGCCGTCTTCAAGTGGTGAGCGGGTGGTTCTACGTTTGCTGGACAAACAGGCCGGTGCCATAAGGCTGGAATCCCTGGGTATGGCGGGGCGGGACCTGAAAGTTCTGCGCAAGCTGATTTACCGGCCCTATGGCATCCTGCTGGTAACCGGCCCGACCGGTTCTGGTAAGTCCACCACGCTCTATGCCTCGCTGCAGGAAATCAACGATCGCAGCCGCAACATCCTGACCGTTGAAGACCCCATTGAATATAACCTGCCAGGCATTGGCCAGACCCAGGTCAACACCAAAGTAGACATGACCTTTGCCCGCGGCCTTCGGGCCATTCTGCGTCAGGACCCCGACGTGGTGATGATTGGTGAGATCCGGGACCTGGAGACGGCAGAGATCGCGGTTCAGGCGAGTCTGACCGGCCATTTGGTTCTTTCCACATTGCACACCAATACGGCCGTTGGTGCCATTACCCGGCTTATGGACATGGGCATCGAGCCGTTCCTGATTTCCTCAAGCCTGGTGGGCATTGTCGCCCAGCGGCTGGTCCGGGTTCTGTGCAAGGAATGCCGGGAGCCCTACACGCCAACCGAAGAGCACTGCGAGTTCCTGCAACAGGACCCCGCCAATCCGCCCACCATTTATCGGGCAATGGGTTGCAGCCACTGCAACCAGCTGGGTTACCGCGGGCGTATCGGTATCTATGAGGTGGTGGAGATCTCCGAGGAAATCAGCGCTCTGATTCACAAGCGGGCTGGTGAACTGGACCTTGAAAAGGTGGCGCGCCAGCATGGCCCGAGTATTCACGCAGATGGCGTGCAGAAGATACTGGATGGTGTGACAACGGTGGAAGAAGTGCTCCGCGTTACACACCGGGGTCAGTAA
- a CDS encoding type II secretion system protein N produces MLLNNERLPLILALVAGAAMVALTAWQGYRFWQMESQRGNYDTAQPLLTDPAASREPPSVNLSSLDLFGAASGEAAPAEMDTENLPETNLRLFLRGVLAADGEFPGSALIEDDKSNTEAYLVGDELPGNAKLRSVHPNRVIIERSGKLENLYFPESEDRSGISFTADEQESSTPATQQAATPSPSRAPASAISDEQRREEIRRRLEQLRERLRNNN; encoded by the coding sequence ATGCTCCTAAACAATGAACGGCTTCCCCTGATTCTTGCGCTTGTGGCAGGGGCTGCCATGGTGGCTCTGACAGCCTGGCAGGGTTACCGCTTCTGGCAAATGGAAAGCCAACGAGGAAACTACGACACTGCGCAGCCATTGCTCACAGATCCGGCTGCCAGCCGTGAGCCACCGAGCGTAAACCTGTCGTCCCTGGACCTGTTCGGGGCCGCATCGGGTGAAGCCGCGCCGGCGGAAATGGATACCGAGAACCTGCCGGAAACCAACCTTCGATTGTTTCTCCGCGGTGTTCTGGCAGCTGATGGAGAATTCCCCGGCAGCGCTCTGATCGAAGATGACAAAAGTAACACCGAAGCCTACCTGGTGGGTGATGAATTGCCTGGCAATGCCAAGCTGCGCTCGGTCCACCCGAACCGTGTGATCATTGAACGCTCCGGCAAACTCGAGAACCTGTATTTCCCGGAATCCGAAGACCGCAGCGGCATCTCCTTCACAGCGGACGAACAGGAATCGTCCACGCCTGCAACGCAACAGGCTGCCACCCCCTCGCCCTCAAGAGCGCCCGCCTCCGCCATCAGCGATGAGCAGCGCCGGGAGGAAATCCGCCGGCGCCTTGAGCAGCTCAGGGAACGCCTACGGAACAATAACTGA
- a CDS encoding transglutaminase-like cysteine peptidase codes for METAAIQIRRRSSLLPALLLAVSVVGAFELSSRLMNYVQEEFGTEAQQRLENWQRLHALASNAPVDRQLRLVNSFFNRVAFVSDIRHWGEEDYWATPVELLTTNGGDCEDFSIAKYLTLKSMGVPDDQLRIVYVKALELNQAHMVLAWYPEPDADPLILDNLINDIKPASQRTDLEPVYSFNGEGLWLNRSGGARKRIGEAGRLSRWQDLNSRLTESLRP; via the coding sequence ATGGAAACGGCCGCTATCCAGATACGCCGCCGTTCCAGCCTTCTGCCGGCGCTATTATTGGCAGTTTCCGTTGTGGGTGCCTTTGAGCTCAGTTCCCGCCTGATGAACTATGTGCAGGAGGAATTCGGCACCGAGGCCCAACAGCGCCTCGAAAACTGGCAGCGCCTTCATGCCCTTGCCTCAAACGCCCCCGTCGACCGGCAGCTTCGACTGGTCAACTCCTTCTTCAACAGGGTTGCTTTCGTCAGCGATATCCGCCATTGGGGCGAGGAAGACTACTGGGCAACGCCAGTGGAATTGCTCACCACGAATGGCGGCGATTGCGAAGATTTTTCGATCGCGAAATATCTGACCCTCAAATCCATGGGTGTTCCCGATGACCAGTTGCGGATTGTGTATGTCAAAGCACTGGAGCTGAATCAGGCCCACATGGTGTTGGCATGGTACCCGGAGCCAGACGCGGACCCGCTCATTCTGGACAATCTTATAAATGACATTAAACCTGCCTCTCAACGCACTGATCTTGAACCGGTTTATAGCTTCAATGGCGAAGGCCTCTGGCTCAATCGATCCGGCGGAGCCCGCAAACGGATCGGGGAAGCAGGACGGCTTTCCCGGTGGCAGGATCTGAACAGCCGGCTGACCGAATCACTCCGGCCCTGA